In one window of Bifidobacterium sp. WK041_4_12 DNA:
- a CDS encoding aspartate kinase, with the protein MSLIVQKYGGSSVADSDSIKRVAKRIISTKKAGNDVAVVVSAMGDTTDDLIDQAMDIDSNPPAREMDMLMTAGERISMSLLAMAIHAQGDKAYSFTGSQAGFVTDARYGAAHIRSVKPQRVARALSKGNVGIVAGFQGVSTEGDATTLGRGGSDTSAVALAVALGADVCEIYTDVDGVFTADPRIVPTARRIPTLSYDEMMEMAASGTKVLALRCVEYARRFSMPLHVRSSFSHRPGTLILPHDLDPSRIPNV; encoded by the coding sequence GTGTCACTTATCGTTCAGAAATATGGCGGCTCCTCCGTTGCAGATTCGGATTCGATCAAAAGAGTCGCCAAGCGGATTATCTCTACCAAAAAGGCGGGAAACGACGTTGCTGTGGTGGTTTCTGCAATGGGAGACACCACTGATGACCTGATCGATCAGGCCATGGATATCGATTCCAATCCACCAGCACGCGAGATGGACATGCTCATGACCGCAGGAGAACGAATCTCCATGAGTCTGCTTGCGATGGCCATTCATGCTCAGGGAGACAAGGCATATTCATTTACCGGTTCACAGGCGGGATTCGTGACCGATGCGAGATATGGCGCTGCGCACATTCGTTCGGTGAAGCCACAGCGAGTGGCACGGGCACTGTCGAAGGGCAACGTCGGTATCGTTGCAGGATTCCAGGGTGTCAGTACCGAAGGCGATGCCACCACGCTGGGTCGAGGAGGCTCGGACACCTCCGCAGTCGCGCTGGCAGTAGCTCTTGGTGCCGATGTCTGCGAAATCTATACGGATGTAGACGGCGTATTCACCGCAGACCCGCGCATTGTTCCGACCGCTCGACGCATTCCGACCTTGTCGTATGACGAGATGATGGAAATGGCGGCGTCAGGAACCAAGGTTCTTGCCTTGCGCTGCGTGGAGTATGCCCGAAGATTCAGCATGCCGCTGCATGTGCGCAGCTCATTTTCGCATCGTCCAGGAACGCTGATTCTCCCTCATGACTTGGATCCATCTCGCATCCCGAACGTTTGA
- the recR gene encoding recombination mediator RecR: MALAYDGAIQQLIDSFARLPGIGPKGAQRIAFYLLGADQQEAQELADAITTVKAKVRFCEVCGNVCETSPCSICSDPRRDHTTICVVEEPKDVMSIERTREFRGVYHVLGGAINPMSNIGPADLRIPSLLERLRSDEVKEIILALDPNIEGEATTTYLSRLLLPLELKVTRLASGLPVGSDLEYADEVTLGRALSGRRPA, translated from the coding sequence ATGGCACTCGCGTATGATGGCGCAATTCAGCAACTGATAGATTCCTTTGCTCGATTGCCGGGCATCGGCCCAAAAGGCGCGCAAAGAATCGCTTTCTATCTGCTTGGTGCGGACCAGCAGGAGGCACAGGAACTTGCCGATGCCATTACCACGGTCAAGGCGAAGGTACGCTTCTGCGAAGTCTGCGGAAACGTATGCGAGACCAGCCCATGCTCGATATGCTCAGATCCTCGGCGCGATCACACCACGATATGCGTGGTTGAAGAACCGAAAGACGTTATGAGCATCGAGCGGACTCGTGAATTCCGAGGCGTGTATCACGTTCTCGGCGGTGCAATCAATCCGATGTCCAACATAGGCCCTGCTGATTTGAGAATCCCGAGTCTTCTCGAACGGCTCAGAAGCGATGAGGTCAAGGAGATCATTCTTGCCCTCGACCCCAATATCGAAGGTGAGGCGACGACTACGTATCTCAGTAGATTGTTGCTTCCACTGGAGCTGAAGGTGACACGTTTGGCGAGTGGATTGCCGGTCGGCAGCGACTTGGAATATGCCGACGAAGTCACGCTCGGTCGTGCCTTGTCGGGCAGACGTCCAGCGTAA
- a CDS encoding ACT domain-containing protein: MTNTEAGKSMGELFPDLNGPESPVVSGVAHDSTEAQVTLRAVPDRPGVAAELFTVLAEGGINIDMIVQAGAETGTADISFTMPESQTKAVTEILERRENKEWNSAGIDVNPNVGKVTLVGVGMKNHSGITATYFRALSDENINVLMISTSEIRISALVPLKELDNAVRAIHTAFKLDADQVEAVVYGGTGR; the protein is encoded by the coding sequence ATGACTAACACAGAAGCCGGTAAGTCCATGGGGGAACTCTTCCCCGATCTGAATGGACCTGAGTCGCCTGTCGTCTCAGGAGTCGCACACGATAGCACCGAGGCTCAGGTGACGCTGCGCGCCGTGCCTGATCGCCCGGGTGTTGCTGCGGAACTGTTCACCGTTCTTGCCGAAGGTGGCATCAACATCGACATGATAGTGCAGGCAGGCGCAGAGACGGGCACTGCCGACATCTCATTTACCATGCCTGAGTCGCAGACCAAGGCCGTCACTGAAATTCTTGAGCGCCGCGAGAATAAAGAGTGGAACTCAGCAGGCATTGATGTCAACCCCAACGTGGGCAAGGTGACGCTGGTGGGTGTGGGGATGAAGAACCATTCCGGCATCACAGCCACCTATTTCCGTGCATTGAGTGATGAAAACATTAACGTGCTGATGATTTCCACATCGGAAATAAGAATTTCTGCACTCGTGCCGCTCAAGGAACTTGACAACGCCGTGAGAGCGATTCACACTGCGTTCAAGCTTGATGCCGATCAAGTTGAAG